Proteins encoded in a region of the Sterolibacterium denitrificans genome:
- the lolA gene encoding outer membrane lipoprotein chaperone LolA codes for MISPRALALKLLLAGLACAVMLPATASGPAQFQTFISSTHSARAHFSQTVTALSGRKPQVSQGSLSFARPGRFRWVYETPYHQLLVGDGTRLWIFDRDLNQVTVKQLGQALGASPAALLAGDNALDRNFIITDAGSADGLEFIEAMPRNKEEGGFELVRIGLRDNLPQVMIVHDNFGQQTTLNFRQFERNPSLPAELFRFTPPAGADVLGE; via the coding sequence ATGATCTCCCCTCGCGCGCTGGCGCTGAAACTGCTGCTCGCCGGCCTCGCCTGCGCCGTCATGCTGCCGGCGACGGCCTCCGGCCCGGCGCAATTTCAGACCTTCATCAGCAGCACCCACAGCGCCCGCGCCCACTTCAGCCAGACGGTCACGGCCTTGTCCGGCCGCAAACCGCAGGTCTCGCAAGGCAGTTTGAGCTTCGCCCGCCCGGGACGCTTCCGCTGGGTCTATGAAACCCCCTACCATCAGTTGCTGGTCGGCGATGGCACGCGCCTGTGGATCTTCGACCGCGACCTCAACCAGGTGACCGTCAAGCAGCTCGGCCAGGCGCTCGGCGCCAGCCCGGCCGCCCTGCTCGCCGGCGACAATGCCCTCGACAGGAACTTCATCATCACCGATGCCGGCAGCGCCGACGGTCTGGAATTCATCGAAGCCATGCCGCGCAACAAGGAAGAAGGCGGCTTCGAGCTGGTGCGCATCGGCCTGCGCGACAATCTGCCGCAAGTGATGATCGTGCATGACAACTTCGGTCAGCAGACCACCCTGAACTTCCGCCAGTTCGAACGCAATCCCTCGCTGCCTGCCGAGTTGTTCCGCTTCACCCCGCCTGCGGGCGCCGATGTCCTCGGCGAGTGA